A genome region from Nocardia sp. NBC_00565 includes the following:
- a CDS encoding PQQ-dependent sugar dehydrogenase: protein MRLRTAVAALLVIGAVSGCGGSGSESERATAVVTSTAPSTLSGVPDLAAGQEIVRDVEVPWGLAFLPDGGALVAERDTGRILRVLPGRAPERVYEVPGVVARGEGGLLGLAVAPDFAESRYVYAYFTAAEDNRIVRFRLDGPPEVILDGIAKAGNHNGGRIAFGPDGMLYAGTGDAAQGNRSQDPASLNGKILRLTPDGAAAAGNPTPGSPVYSMGHRNVQGLAWDRAGRLFAAEFGQNTFDEINLIEPGRNYGWPLVEGMGGTDRGFTDPQVIWRPSEASPSGIAISGDTLYVAALRGERLWTVPLRDGVLGTPRSQLPDLGRLRTVAVARDGALWLTTSNTDGRGDVRAGDDRIIRFPAR from the coding sequence GTGCGGCTTCGGACCGCAGTCGCCGCCTTGCTCGTCATCGGCGCGGTCTCGGGTTGTGGCGGTTCCGGCTCGGAGTCGGAGCGGGCGACCGCGGTCGTCACCAGTACCGCGCCGAGTACGCTGTCGGGGGTGCCCGATCTGGCGGCGGGGCAGGAGATCGTTCGCGATGTCGAGGTGCCGTGGGGGTTGGCCTTCCTGCCGGATGGTGGCGCGCTGGTCGCGGAGCGGGATACCGGGCGGATTCTGCGGGTGCTGCCCGGTCGCGCGCCCGAGCGGGTGTACGAGGTTCCGGGTGTCGTCGCGCGGGGTGAGGGTGGTCTGCTCGGGCTGGCCGTAGCACCGGACTTTGCCGAATCGCGGTATGTGTACGCGTATTTCACTGCGGCGGAAGATAATCGGATCGTGCGGTTCCGGCTCGATGGTCCGCCGGAGGTCATCCTCGACGGAATCGCGAAGGCCGGCAATCACAATGGTGGCCGGATCGCCTTCGGCCCGGACGGGATGCTGTATGCCGGGACCGGTGATGCGGCGCAGGGCAACAGATCTCAGGATCCGGCGAGCCTCAATGGCAAGATCCTGCGCCTGACACCCGATGGCGCCGCGGCTGCGGGCAACCCCACCCCGGGCTCGCCCGTGTACAGCATGGGCCACCGCAATGTGCAGGGTCTCGCCTGGGACCGCGCGGGGCGACTGTTCGCCGCGGAGTTCGGCCAGAACACCTTCGACGAGATCAATCTGATCGAGCCGGGCCGCAATTACGGCTGGCCGCTCGTCGAGGGTATGGGCGGCACCGACCGGGGATTCACTGATCCCCAAGTCATTTGGCGGCCGTCGGAGGCGTCGCCGTCGGGTATCGCCATCTCCGGCGACACCCTCTATGTCGCGGCGTTGCGTGGCGAACGACTGTGGACGGTTCCGCTGCGCGACGGTGTGCTGGGGACGCCGCGGTCCCAACTACCCGATCTCGGCCGTCTGCGCACGGTCGCGGTCGCGCGAGACGGCGCACTGTGGCTCACCACCTCCAACACCGACGGCCGCGGTGACGTCCGCGCCGGTGATGATCGGATCATCCGGTTCCCCGCGCGCTGA
- a CDS encoding DUF1304 domain-containing protein, giving the protein MRVVAEVLVGLVALLHVYILVMEMFLWTTPRVRAAFGSTVEFAEQTKVLAANQGLYNGFLAAGLIWGVIASDPIGFAAMIFFTACVVVAGIYGAVTANRRILFVQALPGALALVAVLLAGSN; this is encoded by the coding sequence ATGCGCGTAGTAGCCGAGGTGCTCGTCGGACTGGTGGCGTTACTACACGTCTACATCCTGGTGATGGAGATGTTCCTGTGGACCACGCCGCGGGTGCGCGCGGCCTTCGGCAGCACCGTGGAGTTCGCCGAGCAGACCAAGGTTTTAGCCGCCAACCAGGGCCTCTACAACGGTTTCCTCGCGGCCGGTCTGATCTGGGGCGTGATCGCCTCGGACCCCATCGGCTTCGCCGCGATGATCTTCTTCACCGCGTGCGTGGTCGTCGCCGGAATCTACGGCGCCGTGACGGCCAACCGCCGCATCCTGTTCGTGCAGGCCCTCCCCGGCGCGCTGGCCCTGGTGGCGGTCCTGCTGGCGGGCAGCAACTAG
- a CDS encoding serine/threonine-protein kinase, which yields MRPLDPDDPARIGDYRLLGLLGAGGMGRVYLGRSAGGRTVAVKVIRPDLIGGEFRERFRREVAAARRVGGKFTAQVLDADVDSTPPWLATGYVAGFSLTDAVEQFSTFSENTLLVLAHGLAEALIAVHGAGIVHRDLKPSNVLLAVDGPKVIDFGIARAAEDSALTTTGNVIGSPGFMCPEQVVGPAMGPEGDVFALGGVLVYAATGQGPFGSGETVQMLYRVVYEEPRLNAVPERLRPLIAACLNKDVAARPTPQQVLEQLAELGVPERGGWLPAPVLEEVSRRAVALLDLESVEMPQVGFGQPARDPSRYAPTVSQPVPQPNSGPYPRAGQTPGQHGSPDTVAWQSGNPMSRANPSGVYAPYPPAHDRSEPRLAYPAQPSVDYYGQQAPPPKGSRRTALIIAAVLACVVVAVVAFVIGTQLNGKSSDSASTAESSTAATPATDETDTSTSTTSAPTSEAASGTEVPQAFVGTWTGTARDALATFDIELTILDGKIGAEIATSANTGQASHSRCERAERLTNVSDTEITFVARLSGGASGCMDEGSTSTVKLQPDGSVAYSFTGGFSGVLGNITGTLHKS from the coding sequence ATGCGACCGCTCGACCCAGACGATCCCGCACGGATCGGGGACTACCGGCTACTCGGCCTGCTCGGCGCGGGCGGCATGGGCCGGGTGTACCTCGGGCGCAGTGCGGGCGGGCGCACCGTCGCGGTGAAGGTGATCCGGCCGGATCTGATCGGCGGCGAGTTCCGGGAGCGGTTCCGGCGCGAGGTCGCCGCGGCGCGCCGGGTCGGCGGAAAGTTCACCGCGCAGGTGCTCGACGCCGATGTGGATTCGACGCCGCCGTGGCTGGCGACCGGATATGTGGCCGGATTCTCGCTGACGGACGCGGTCGAGCAATTCAGCACCTTCAGCGAGAACACGCTGCTGGTACTCGCGCACGGGCTGGCCGAGGCGTTGATCGCCGTACACGGCGCGGGGATCGTGCACCGCGATCTCAAACCGTCGAATGTGCTGCTCGCGGTGGACGGGCCCAAGGTGATCGACTTCGGTATCGCCAGGGCCGCCGAGGACAGCGCGCTGACGACCACCGGAAATGTCATCGGCTCACCGGGATTCATGTGTCCCGAACAGGTCGTCGGCCCGGCGATGGGGCCCGAGGGCGATGTGTTCGCACTCGGCGGCGTGCTCGTCTACGCGGCGACCGGGCAGGGGCCGTTCGGCTCCGGCGAGACGGTGCAGATGCTGTATCGGGTGGTCTACGAAGAACCTCGACTGAACGCGGTGCCGGAGCGGTTGCGTCCGTTGATCGCGGCGTGCCTGAACAAGGATGTCGCGGCGCGGCCGACGCCGCAGCAGGTGCTCGAACAGTTGGCCGAACTCGGTGTTCCGGAACGTGGCGGGTGGCTGCCCGCGCCGGTGCTGGAGGAGGTCAGCAGGCGGGCAGTGGCGTTACTCGATCTGGAGTCCGTCGAGATGCCGCAGGTCGGGTTCGGGCAACCCGCGCGGGATCCGTCGCGGTACGCGCCAACCGTGTCTCAGCCTGTGCCGCAACCGAATTCGGGACCATACCCACGGGCGGGGCAGACGCCGGGCCAGCACGGATCGCCCGATACGGTGGCTTGGCAATCCGGCAACCCTATGTCGCGAGCCAACCCGTCGGGTGTGTACGCGCCGTACCCACCGGCGCATGACCGGTCGGAGCCACGCCTCGCATACCCGGCTCAGCCTTCGGTCGACTACTACGGGCAGCAGGCACCGCCGCCGAAGGGCTCCCGCCGCACCGCGTTGATCATCGCCGCGGTGTTGGCTTGTGTTGTCGTCGCGGTGGTTGCGTTCGTCATCGGTACGCAGCTCAACGGCAAGTCCTCGGATTCCGCGTCGACTGCGGAGAGTTCGACGGCAGCCACCCCGGCCACCGATGAAACGGACACATCCACGTCGACTACCAGCGCCCCGACATCGGAAGCCGCCTCGGGCACGGAGGTGCCGCAGGCGTTCGTCGGCACCTGGACCGGAACCGCCAGGGACGCCCTCGCCACCTTCGATATCGAGTTGACCATTCTCGACGGAAAGATCGGCGCAGAGATCGCGACCTCGGCGAACACCGGCCAGGCCTCGCACAGCCGCTGTGAACGCGCCGAACGCCTGACCAATGTCTCCGACACCGAGATCACCTTCGTGGCAAGGCTTTCCGGTGGCGCTTCGGGCTGTATGGACGAAGGGTCGACCTCCACGGTCAAACTGCAACCGGACGGATCGGTGGCCTACAGCTTCACCGGCGGATTCAGTGGCGTGCTCGGAAATATCACCGGCACCCTGCACAAGAGTTAG
- a CDS encoding bile acid:sodium symporter family protein gives MGSTIFAVFLPLALALVMFGLGLTLTVDDFARVLRYPKAAVVALVCQMVVLPAICLGLVYLFRLEGALAVGVMLLVASPGGPSANLFSHIAGGNVALNITLTAINSILAVFTLPLVVTLAFTLFMDDDATIGLRPDKFIQVFAIVLVPVALGMWVHRRFTAWAQRMRKNVKIVSAVVLLLVVLAAVGREFDTLTENIGKLATLSLLLSTLSFVIGYTVPRLFRVQADQAIASAMEIGIHNGALAIAVASSVLHNSQMAVPPAVYGVLMNIPAAIAAYLLARRIRQDAPTPVSAAVD, from the coding sequence ATGGGTTCAACGATTTTCGCCGTATTCCTACCGCTGGCCCTGGCGCTGGTGATGTTCGGACTCGGGCTGACCCTGACCGTCGACGACTTCGCCCGGGTGCTCCGATATCCCAAAGCGGCAGTGGTGGCACTGGTCTGCCAGATGGTGGTGCTGCCCGCGATCTGCCTGGGTCTGGTCTATCTGTTTCGGCTCGAGGGCGCACTGGCCGTCGGGGTGATGCTGCTGGTCGCCTCGCCCGGTGGACCATCGGCGAATCTGTTCAGCCATATCGCCGGCGGCAATGTGGCCCTGAATATCACGCTGACCGCGATCAACTCGATCCTCGCTGTCTTCACCCTGCCGCTGGTGGTCACGCTGGCGTTCACACTGTTCATGGACGACGACGCCACGATCGGGCTGCGGCCGGACAAGTTCATCCAGGTGTTCGCGATCGTGCTGGTCCCGGTCGCGCTCGGCATGTGGGTGCACCGGCGGTTCACCGCGTGGGCGCAGCGGATGCGCAAGAACGTGAAGATCGTCTCGGCGGTGGTGCTGCTGCTGGTCGTGCTGGCGGCGGTGGGGCGTGAGTTCGACACGCTGACCGAGAACATCGGCAAACTCGCCACCCTCAGCCTGCTGCTGTCGACGCTGAGCTTCGTCATCGGCTACACGGTGCCGCGACTGTTCCGGGTGCAGGCGGATCAGGCGATCGCCTCCGCGATGGAGATCGGCATCCACAACGGCGCGCTGGCCATCGCGGTCGCCTCCAGTGTCCTGCACAACTCGCAGATGGCGGTTCCGCCCGCGGTCTACGGTGTGCTGATGAATATCCCGGCCGCCATCGCCGCGTACCTGCTGGCACGCCGGATCCGGCAGGATGCCCCGACACCGGTTTCCGCCGCCGTCGACTAG
- a CDS encoding LppP/LprE family lipoprotein has translation MQTYRLVLLTLGTGLACLSAACGSGDDSGAAPAVPGTTPAVTTSSAVPTAKCGVDLAAPVIRSAIATLPAEPITKVPWSSEPAGFEGTFDPCVTLSAVIITVQGATGSSPNQVLLFHKGEFVGTATRESHGFTSLDPGRTTDDTVGVSYKTPGSCNACSDGTSTPVQFHWDGKQVQMIGTPPK, from the coding sequence ATGCAGACCTATCGGCTCGTATTGCTCACCCTCGGTACCGGGCTCGCCTGCCTGAGCGCCGCGTGCGGATCGGGCGACGACAGCGGCGCGGCTCCGGCCGTTCCCGGCACGACCCCGGCCGTCACCACGTCGAGTGCCGTGCCGACCGCGAAATGCGGTGTCGACCTGGCCGCGCCGGTGATCCGTTCCGCGATCGCGACCCTGCCCGCGGAGCCGATCACCAAGGTGCCGTGGTCGAGCGAACCGGCCGGTTTCGAGGGCACCTTCGATCCGTGCGTCACCCTGTCGGCGGTGATCATCACGGTGCAAGGTGCGACGGGTAGCTCACCGAACCAAGTGCTGCTGTTCCACAAGGGCGAGTTCGTCGGCACGGCGACGCGGGAGAGTCACGGATTCACCTCGCTGGACCCGGGACGGACGACCGACGACACGGTCGGCGTGAGCTACAAAACGCCCGGCAGCTGCAACGCCTGTTCCGACGGCACCAGCACGCCGGTCCAGTTCCATTGGGATGGAAAGCAAGTCCAGATGATCGGGACGCCCCCGAAGTAA
- a CDS encoding aromatic-ring hydroxylase C-terminal domain-containing protein, translated as MPRAGCSPGSASWSDAPAVPAATRSADPALLDTYHAERHPVGWHIADQSSIRTTDLRTMNRESTDATPLADPIAMILGNRYRAGALIDDGSPSTMDHLDLTGQPGTRLPHRRLADGRSTLDLIGTAWALLAGPAGTGWKAAARPPLEVHELDHDWTDTVGLSPTGALLVRPDQIIAWRRPTLPSDPAAELRATMDRIFGRAR; from the coding sequence GTGCCGCGCGCAGGATGCTCGCCCGGCTCAGCGTCGTGGTCGGACGCCCCGGCGGTTCCGGCAGCGACCAGATCAGCCGATCCCGCGCTGCTGGACACCTACCACGCGGAACGCCACCCGGTCGGCTGGCATATCGCCGACCAGTCGAGCATCCGAACCACCGACCTGCGCACCATGAATCGCGAATCCACCGATGCCACCCCACTGGCCGACCCGATCGCCATGATCCTCGGCAACCGCTACCGCGCGGGCGCGCTCATCGACGACGGCAGCCCGAGCACGATGGATCACCTCGACCTCACCGGCCAACCCGGCACCCGGCTGCCCCACCGCAGGCTGGCCGACGGGCGCTCCACCCTCGACCTCATCGGCACCGCCTGGGCGCTATTGGCCGGCCCCGCCGGAACCGGGTGGAAAGCCGCCGCGCGGCCGCCGCTCGAAGTCCATGAGCTGGACCACGATTGGACCGATACCGTCGGCCTCTCCCCCACCGGCGCGCTGCTCGTGCGCCCCGATCAGATCATCGCCTGGCGCAGGCCGACGCTGCCCAGCGATCCCGCGGCTGAGCTGAGAGCGACCATGGACCGGATCTTCGGTCGCGCGCGATAA